The window GTCTATTACCAAGTCAAATTAAAGCAGCTTCATCAACAGCtttacattttacattttatgaaCAAGCATTGTTACTATTAAAACACATTcgtttataacaaaaaaaaaaaaaaaaaaatacaacaaatttaataacaacaagtaaaaaaaattatgtgataaTGTCTAGACTAGACcagtaatattatataatcactagttaaattttatcaatgaataaatccagttatttattaaatataatttatccatAACTAATTGTATAACCCATTGATATCATAAGTGTTTCTTTAATTGCTGGATGAAGTTGTTTTTCAACATATTTTGTTAATGCTTCACTAGCaccatgtaaaaatatatcttcCATTTCATGTGCAACATTTTCACGTGATTGCCAATCATATAAATCactatcattatcaattaattgatgtttactttcattaatatcatcaatatcatcaaaatcCATTGTATTTGAACGTTTTTTTCTACGTAATAATGAAAGTTTTGTTATCcattgatgttttttattatttagagaTAAATTATTACGTGATAATACCGatgttgtattttcatttgcaaTTTGTATATCTTcttcttttaaatatgtacttgtattgttattgttattactattattagtattatcaTTACGTGGTTCTGGTGAATCATAATGTAAATCAATAATTGGTGTTAATGGTGGTTTATCATGTCTTTTAATTTGTCGATCAATACGTCCAACTGGACGACATCCATATGCATATATTGATGCAAATCTTGGTTCTAAAAAACTTGATTCTGTTCTTATTCTCATTTGTCCATGTGTACGTGATATTGGAGTTGTTGTAAAATCAATACCAGCACGTTTAAGACGTAATGTCATATGACATGTTTCACCAATCATTGGAACTCTACGTTCTTTTGGTATAAGTGATACTAAACCAGATACAGTTAATTCATTCATCATTACTCTACTTTTTAATGATTGATTTGTTGGttcaaaattacatttttcaacttttgcccatgttgttgaatattttgtttctTGAGGAAGCTATATTATAAGAAAagcaacaattattaatttacttgattaAAGAACATGATGATAACTtaagttatatataatttattattgttacctTTACTGCAACTCTAGCAACAGTCATAATAAATGGTGCATTTGACAATGATCTTTGATAAACAACACCtgcctcatcatcatcatgacgATTATTACGTTTTGTAACATCACGCTGCATTGAATCAAGTGCTCTTTCTAAACGACCACCACATCTGTCCCATGTTGACATTGAATTTGGCACGTGTGATAAACCAATCAACATCACCATCACTAACTTGTCCATTTTATTCAACGTACAATTGACAACTGTATTTATATCTTTACACAagaattttccttttttttttttcaaaaaaaacttatgactaaaaaaaaaatgaaaaaaaaacaagaaaagtaAATCGCAAATTCAACCAGCCACAACGGGGTATCCTGTAGAAACTactattcttatttttaaattttaatttcaaatttttatatttttttttttttaaatataatgcaAACAGAGCATGAATACTGTCTTCCTAATTCTTCAGAGTTATTTagcaaattatatatttaaaaatgaaaaaaaaaaaatataataatccattgtaaacacaaacacacacacgaCAATAATTTGACTAATTAAACAgagtaatgattttttaattataaaaatattttctttttattaaatttataaaaacaataattaattttaaattttctaattttgatTACTTACATTCAGTGATGTAATAATATCGAtgaattaaatgttattttaatttttaaatgaatgaatgaattgattttaaagatttgtttgttttcaaaaaaaatttacttgtatttttcACCTTATAGCTTTGATGAACGAGTGAACAATGAAAGTGGCTTTGTACAAGTACCTTTCTTTTTACCTAGcggttgaatatttttactgTGTATTTGTTTGTCTTAGCACAAGGATtgaattgatgataatgatgagaAGAAGCCAGACCACACagtttttcaattcatttaaGGAATCTAGAACACGAGTATATCTGGAATGGAACCGATCATTTATTACATTCTCCTATAACTCAACAATATCCCGaggatcttttttttttttaatacttcttccttttatttttgcaatataaaaaaaatatatatgtatatatagaaagaaaaattttacttgtgCAATATCCggttaatttttctattttttttatattattcaagtttttagAATTTCTTCATTGAGGTCCCGGGACTTTGATGCACGATCAAATGTTATATGAGCCATTgttttcttgtaaatttttttttttccttttattttgcTCAAGTCAAAGATTGTGATTGTCTTGGCGGTTGTTAGACTTTTtgtcaatagaaaatatacatgtatcttgtttttttaatttcatttttttataataaatatttatttataaaaaattaggcagattgaatagaaaatttatctaGAAATATATCCCAACGTAGAGCAATACgccaataattataatgctgtaaaataaaataaaaaattaataattaattcaattgttttaattaaattaatcataaattaattttatcaatttataattaatttttaaatatatatttacctcaTTAGTCATTGCAATGTCACCTTGAAAAAGTCCTAGACTAACTTCTGGATCTTGTCTTGTTTTTATCAGCCTCTCCAAGTCAATCATTGAATAagcaactaattttttaaattaatttaattattaaaaataattataataaattaattaaatataatatatttatagttgCTTGAATTACCTGGATAATTTCTTGATAACATCTTGATGTCCAATCAATGAGTCATTGCCTTTcttctaattattttattttttttgttttttttattgtgcgCAAGCCATGGTGGTTGCCTTGGTGGTTGTTAAACATCGGTATTATATTTCTTGTCaacctgaaaaatatatacttatgtAAACactgaattttcaatttatttggttaatttttaatttttaaaaagtctcaataaatcaatatggatttaaaaaataaaacaattgtaacaaaaaggtaaattaaaataatttttaataatttacttttcatattttttacttactttttctttcaatttttaggAAAATAATAGACAATCCATTTGCATTTCCATCAGATAGACTTTTTATTGCCTATTATAAATGGCTTCAGgcacgaaaaaaattaaacacaaaaactgaaataaaaaaacattcaaaatgTTCAAGAAAATCtttgattgataataatatttttgataaatttactgGACCAACTGCAATAACTGATATTGATCCTGATTATTATACTGATTTAAATGGTCGtgcaattattgaaaaattttcatctaaaaaatatattgatcaaACAAGAAAAGTTTTACGTGGTAAAATAATTGCTGGATATTATCGTGATGAATGTATCAAAATTGATCAAGAATTTGCTAATGAACATcaagaaattattaacattgagGTTGacaatttaaagataatattttattaatttgcaaaatagttttattttatataaatataaatatatatttatttttaaagaaaaatcgaAACAAGTATGCCAAGGCTTTTGATAAATATCTATCAAATGATTACGAAGAaagtatgaaaattttaaacgaAGCACAAACTGAGGCTAAAAACACAAATGACACAATAACAAAACgtgatgaattatcaaaattatttggtaAAACACGTCTTGAAGTTTATCAAACAGAAGAAATGTGGTGTATTATAAAAGCATGTCATGATTTTATGATTAAAGTATCACCAAAAGACGAGAGAAAAACAATAAcgaatatatcaaaaaataattcaaaaagtcttcaaaatattcaaattgaaCAAGCATCACTAGATAAACTCATAGGTAAAACAAAAATCCAGACaatcttgtaaatttaaatataatttttatcatttttatagaGACATTTGAAagagatattaaaattatggTACCatgtgaaattaaattaaaaaattcaagagaattaagtaaaatttttagtgaTATAGAATTAAGAAATTTAGATGCATTAATACATCTTGAATCATTGGCTGGTCCAAaagatgatttatcatcaaaaatgaTACAAGCAGAAGAATTAGTTggtaaagaaataataaatattgaagaaaatctTCAAGAATTAAAagtaagttaaataaaataatttaaaatatataaaaataataattaattattaataattatatagaatcaaattattatgagTGAAGAACGAGCAaataatcttgaaaaatatgctgattatttattgcatgatgtatttaaaaaattagtttgttCAGAAACAGTTCTTCATTTGCATGTATTTATTGAGGATGCTTATGAAACTTGTATTGGTCCAAATGATGCAAGTCTTGATGGTTATACAATGatgaaaacaattgaaaaaacatatGAAAAACTTAACATGACACTGGATAATTTACCACAAGATATTGTTAGAGTTTGTGAACAACAAGGTTTTGCTCAAGAGATGAGAGCAATTGCTGAAGCTGAAGATGCTGCtagaaaagtaaattaaaatattaattataaaaattaattaatattaaataataattataatttttattttacttacaGTTTGAATTGATGCATCGTTTACTAGCAGCACTTGAAAGAATAATGTCACCAACAAatctagataaaaatattaaa is drawn from Aphidius gifuensis isolate YNYX2018 linkage group LG3, ASM1490517v1, whole genome shotgun sequence and contains these coding sequences:
- the LOC122852605 gene encoding uncharacterized protein LOC122852605, which produces MDKLVMVMLIGLSHVPNSMSTWDRCGGRLERALDSMQRDVTKRNNRHDDDEAGVVYQRSLSNAPFIMTVARVAVKLPQETKYSTTWAKVEKCNFEPTNQSLKSRVMMNELTVSGLVSLIPKERRVPMIGETCHMTLRLKRAGIDFTTTPISRTHGQMRIRTESSFLEPRFASIYAYGCRPVGRIDRQIKRHDKPPLTPIIDLHYDSPEPRNDNTNNSNNNNNTSTYLKEEDIQIANENTTSVLSRNNLSLNNKKHQWITKLSLLRRKKRSNTMDFDDIDDINESKHQLIDNDSDLYDWQSRENVAHEMEDIFLHGASEALTKYVEKQLHPAIKETLMISMGYTISYG
- the LOC122852601 gene encoding uncharacterized protein LOC122852601 — its product is MDLKNKTIVTKRKIIDNPFAFPSDRLFIAYYKWLQARKKLNTKTEIKKHSKCSRKSLIDNNIFDKFTGPTAITDIDPDYYTDLNGRAIIEKFSSKKYIDQTRKVLRGKIIAGYYRDECIKIDQEFANEHQEIINIEKNRNKYAKAFDKYLSNDYEESMKILNEAQTEAKNTNDTITKRDELSKLFGKTRLEVYQTEEMWCIIKACHDFMIKVSPKDERKTITNISKNNSKSLQNIQIEQASLDKLIETFERDIKIMVPCEIKLKNSRELSKIFSDIELRNLDALIHLESLAGPKDDLSSKMIQAEELVGKEIINIEENLQELKNQIIMSEERANNLEKYADYLLHDVFKKLVCSETVLHLHVFIEDAYETCIGPNDASLDGYTMMKTIEKTYEKLNMTLDNLPQDIVRVCEQQGFAQEMRAIAEAEDAARKFELMHRLLAALERIMSPTNLDKNIKQNYKFIIKKKDKKKQNLLDNKNKKNQALAYFTEQCYYDDFEMTIDHSINNEKIEINNHDNYPKISDDN